The window TTTCATCCACCAGCATGTGCCGGCAGATTGAGGCGACATAATCCGCCAGGCCTTCAGACTGCACCAGAGCGGAAGCCACCACCGCCAGAATATCGTCATAGTCCAGAAAGCTGCGGGCGCGCTTGCGGTTTTCATATTCCTTCATGATCTCCGCAATTTCATCTTTCATGTCCAGAAATTCAGGCAGCTGCTTTTCCAGCGCCAGGCTGAGCTTTTGCCGGGTATTGCGCGCAAAAGAATACAGGTCGCACAGCTCTTTCGGCTTCGGCAGCTGATTGGGGTTTTTCTTGTCGTCTTTGCCGCGAATCAGCCTGAACAGCATCATCTGATCATCGCGGTCAATAATTGAAAACTGCTCCAAGCCAAACGCATTGGGAATGCGGCGCAGCAGGTACATGCAGAAGGTATGAAAGGTCGATGCGCGCAGGCCTTTGGCTTGAGCGCCCAGCGCCAGTTCCACCCGCGCCACAATTTCACTGGCCGCGCGGCGGGTAAAGGTTAAAATCTGAATTTGATTGGCCGGCACGCCCTGATCAATCAGGTAAGCCGCCCGCGCCACGATGGTTTTGGTTTTGCCGCAGCCCGCGCCCGCCAGCACCAGACTGTGCTTGCTTTCAGTGGTGGCGGCTTGTTTCTGCTGAGGATTTAATTCATCAATCAGGCTGGCTAAACTCATCTCTACTCATCATTTTTTGAATGACGCTAGTTTAGCAGAGCTGACTGCAGAAAACTTGATATGAAGCTCCCCGAAGGCATTCAGATGCCGCCGCTATTCAGTGATGCATGGACGCATCACTGGCGAGGGTTTCTTGCAAAGTTTTCACTTTTCACAGGCCCGGTCAAAGCAGCACGCCGCCTGCGCACAGGCATGCATCGCTTATCTTCATGCTGCGGCAGCGGAAATCCATATTTTAAAATTAATCATGACCGGCTAAATCATCAATGAATGCTGCCGCGGTATTTTCCAAATGCATCTCCGCATTGTTCAGCGCATCTTGCAAAGCGCAGCCGGGCGGGTTAATGCCGATAATCCGGGTAAATCCTAAGGCATATAATTCTTCAATGCCTTCACCAACCAAACCAGCAAAAGCAATCACTGGCTTATTCAGCTTGGCCGCCGCCTGCGCCACACCGAACGGCGTTTTGCCGAATTTGGTTTGAAAATCTATTTTGCCTTCGCCGGTAAAGACATAATCCGCCTGCGCAATTTTCTCAGCAAGCCGGCACTGCGCAATGACCAGCTCCACGCCCGACTGGATTTTTGCGCCGGCAAAGGCCATCAGGCCAAAGCCCAGCCCGCCGGCCGCGCCTGCGCCAGCAATATGCCGGTAGGAATGGCTGGCGGCCTTTTCAACAACATCGGCAAAATGGCTCAGGTTCTGATCTAAAATTTGCACCATCCCTGCATCTGCGCCTTTTTGCGGGCCAAAGACCGCAGATGCGCCATTGGCGCCGCAGAGCGGATTATTGACATCTGAAGCAATCAGGATCTCTGCGGACTTTAAGCGCGGATCCAAGGCGCTTAAATCAATGCTCTGAATGCGCCCCAGCTGCCCGCCGCAGCCCTGCACTGCATTTCCGGCAGCGTCATAAAATTGCGCCCCCAGCGCCTGCGCCATGCCCGCGCCAGCGTCATTGGTCACGCTGCCGCCTAAACCCAGAATGATTTTATTCACGCCCAGGTCCAAAGCATGGCGGATCATCTCGCCTGTGCCGAAGGTGCAGGTTAATAAAGGATTGCGCTGCGGTTTTTCCAGCAGATGGATGCCGCTGGCTTTGGCCATTTCAATCACAGCCGTTTTGCCCTCATCAATCAGGCCGAAATAGGTCTGGATTTTCTGCGCAGGCAAAGGCCCGGTCACTTCGCACTCAATGCGCCGGCCCTGCAGCGCGGCAATCAGCGCATCTACGGTGCCCTCGCCGCCGTCCGCCATCGGCACATGAATGCACCGCGCATCAGGCATGGCTTTTTCAATGCCGCGCTGCATGGCAAAACAGGCCTGCTCAGCGCTCATGCTTTCTTTGAATGAATCTGGCGCTAAAACAAAAATCTTCGGCATCGGCTTCAGCCCTCCATAGCTGCGCGGCTTCTTCCGGCTCCGCTTCCGGCATGCAGCATGAAACACAGCGCGGAAGCTGATTCAGTGAAAATAAAAAACAAATCGTGTACTTTTCTATTCATTTTAAAATGCCTTGCATCAGTACTGCCCTGTTTCAGGCATCCGCCGAGCTTTTCGGCACTTCGCGCTTAATATAGGACGCCAAGGTCAGATAGTTAATGCCCTGGAATAAGATATCCACCGCCAGGAACAGGCCCAGCACCCAGAACGGCGCATCCGGCGACATTAAAATCATCACCCCGGCAGCCAAAGTCAGCAGCCCGGAGAATAGCGTCCAGCCCCAGCCCTGAAAGGCGCGGAACAGAAGCGCGCTGAAAATGCGGATCAGCCCGGCAATGATCAGGATGACGGCTAAGATGCTGGTCAGCACCACCGCGGTTTTAACCGGCGCGGTAAACGCATAATAGCCCGCAGCGGTATACAGCAGCCCGAACAGCGCCCAAAGCCAGCGGAAGCCGCCGTCAAATATTTTAAAGGCGGCGATGAAGTGCAGCGCACCGCCCAGCATCATCAGCCCGCCGAACATAAACACTACGGATAAGGTGGCGAAGGGCAAAGCGGCCAGCAGCAGCAGGCCAAAAGCGCTCAGCAGCAGGCCTAAGCCTAAATACCATTTGCGGTTTTCATGCAGTTGATGGCGGACTAAATCATTTCCTACTGTTTTCATGTTTTTTCTCAAGTGTCATATAGGCATAGCTTATTTTTAGCATGATCCGCCGCCCAGCTGAAGCCTAAATTTATTTACAGGGCCTATTCAGCTGCGGATAAGTTTTGAGTTATCCGCACAGCAGCGCCTCCGAATTATTTAATCCAGCCCAGCTCTCTGGCGGTCAGCTCATTGATTAAAGTCTGTTCCAAATGGTTCGGCATTTTGCTTTTGGCTGCAGACAGCGGAATATGCCCGGCCATCAGCTCAGCCTTGGCCTGCGGAAATAAGGGCTGCTGATTGGGGAATGCATAGCCGATAGGATAAACCGGCTGGCCTGTGGCGAAGTCATATTTGTCCGTAGCGCCGAAGGCATGCAGCAGCTCATGCACCAGCACGATCTTGTTCTGCACAGCCTGCTTTTTGGAAGCGAATAAATTCACCGAACCGATGCGCCCGTTTTCCAGCGCGGTGGAATGCTTCAGCACTCTGCTGCTTTGCGGGTCATAATAATTCAGGAACAGCGTCACGCTAGGCGCGCCGTCTGCGCCTTGATGCTGGCGCCATGCATAAAAGCGGAATTTCAAGCTCCATAAAACCACCTGCAGCATATTGGCCTGTTCAGGCACTTTAGGCGGAGGCTGGCGCAGTTCACGGCCCAGATTGAAATAAAAATAGCTGGGCTTGCCGCGGTACTGTTGCGCATAGGCCTGCAGATACTGCTGCGCGCCCTGCAGGTCCTGCGCGGTCAGCTGCTGAATATACTGCTGCGTCGCAGGCAGGCCATCAGCATTGATGGGATGCAGCAGCACAAAGACCGGCTTGCTCCAATCCTGATTTTTATCTTTCCATGCATTGACTGCGACAATCAGCAAAATCATCAGCAGGCACAGAATCCGTATTTTTTTCCACATTTGTTTCAACAATTATCAGAAATTTAATTTAAGCCATAACTTTGTTTACTTTTACAAATTTTTTCTTACCAACAAGCTTAAATTCAAGCCATCCTGAATGAATGGATTCAATAGCTTCCTCATAGTTTCGAACATTCAAATCTGTTTTTTCTAAATATTTCATTATATCTTGAATATTGACCCAATCATTTTGATCCGAATGTGAATATATAGCCTTTTGTACAAGTTTTATAAATGAACTAAAACTACTCTTTCTTAAATACATTTGGCTTCCTTGCAATTTAGTTTCAAATACCCCTAATGCTTTCACCAATCCCGATAATTTATCATGTCCATAGTTACGGGTATCAAAGTCAGGTTTCACTGCATTAATATATGCCCCAACCAAACCCAAATATGCCCATCCGCTATCATCTGAATTATCTTTAACTGCTTTATAAATTAGGTTTAAGGTTGCTTTATCAATCTGCTGTTTAGATAAGTCTTTTTCAATAACTTCACCTTTTATTATTTCCTTTACATCAAGCGTTTTCTCGTCAGAGAAATTCTGTTTTGATTCGTCTTTTTCTTCAACTACCAAATTTTCAATAGAAATGAATTTATCACATGCTTTTTTAAATGGTTCAGGAGTCGTTTTTCGCCCAAAGCCATAAACTATTAAGCCATTTTCGCGAATCCGAGATGCCAAAGGCGTAAAGTCACTATCACTAGACACAATACAGAAACCATCTAATGCCCCTGCATACAATAGATCCATGGCATCAATAATTAAGATCATATCTGTAGCATCTTTACCTTTCGTATAAGCAAATTGCTGTACAGGAGTAATCGCATGTGGAAGCAATACTTCTCTCCATCTCTTTAGTGCTTCACTGCTCCAATCCCCATAAACTCTTTTTACACTTGCTATTCCATATTTGGCAACTTCTTCCAATACGGAAGAAATTGCATGAATAGATGAATTATCTGCGTCAATTAATACGGCAAATTTTTTAGTTTGAATTTCCACTACCACCCCAAATAATTTTATTTTTCAACATTATTCTGACATAAAAAATGCCGGCTTACGCCAGCATTTTCTCAGTTTATTTTCTACAAATCAAAGCTTAAGCTTCAACCCATTTGCCGTCCTGATACACCAGCGACCATTTGGTCTGCTTGCCTTCAGGGGTTTCCGAGCCAATATATTGCGCCTGATTCTTGCGGCTGAATTTCACCAGCGTTGGATTGCCTTCAGGGTCAGCATCCGGCGCCTGCAGGATAAACTGATATTTAGGGTCCAGCTGATCCGCCACAGTGCGCAGTTCCGCGACTTTCGGCGCGCGGGTTTCACGGATTTTCGGGAACTTGCTGGCCGCCAGGAACAAGCCGGCAGCGCCGTCACGCAGCACAAAGAAATCATCATGCTTGGCCGAGCGCAGATGCTCCATTTTAATTGGATCGACCCGCGGCGGCGCAGGCTGGCCGCTCTTCAGAACTTTGCGGGTATTGCTGCAGCTGGTGCAGGCGAAGTACGGGCCAAAGCGCCCAGTTTTCAGCTGCATTTCGCCATCGCACTTATCGCATGGAATGGTCGGGCCGTCATAGCCTTTGATCTTAAACTCGCCTTCTTCCAGCTCAAAGCCGCTGCAGTCCGGATTGTTGCCGCAGATATGCAGCTTGCGCCCGCCGTCAATCACGTAGCTGTCCATTGCCGTGCCGCAAACTGGGCAGCGCTTTTTCGACATCAGGTCTGCAGTTTCAGCAGCTGCGTCATCGGATAAAGCCGCCAAAGATTCGACCGGCGTCAAATTCAGCGTGCCTTTGCAGCGCTCTTTCGGCGGCAGGTTATAGCCTGAACAGCCGAGGAATACGCCGGTTGTGCCGGTGCGGATCTGCATCGGGCGGTCGCATTCCTTGCAATGCACGGCCGCGACTTCCACCGGCAAATTGCGGCGCATGCCGCTTTCGCCCTGCGCCGTGGTTAAGCGCTGTTTGAAATCGCCGTAAAAATTGTCCAGCAGCTCTTTCCAGTTGCGCTCGCCGTCCGCGACTTTATCCAGCTGGCCTTCAAGGTCTGCGGTAAAGTCATAGTTCATCAGGTTATTGAAGCTTTCATCGAGGCGGTCGGTGACGATTTCACCCATCTTTTCCGCATACAGGCGGCGGTTTTCCAGCTTCACATAGCCGCGGTCCTGAATGGTGGAAATAATGGCGGCGTAAGTCGAAGGGCGGCCTATGCCGCGCTTTTCCAGCTCTTTCACCAGTGAGGCTTCGGTAAAGCGCGCTGGCGGCTTGGTAAAGTGCTGCGACGGATCCAGCTTTTCCAGCTTGAGGATTTCGCCGGTTTTGACTGCAGGCAGTAGCACATCATCATCAGATTTGTTCTGGCCGCGCACTTTGGTAAAGCCGTCAAAGACCAGGGTGCGGCCTTTGGCTTTCAGCTCTACGCCATTGGCATCGACTAAAATCGTTGAGGACAGATATTCCGCCGGCGTCATCTGGCAGGCGACAAACTGGCGCCAAATCAGGTCATACAGGCGCTGCGCATCGCGCTCTGCGCCCGCAAGCTGATCGCCTTTCAGCGCGACATTGGACGGCCGGATCGCTTCATGCGCTTCCTGCGCGCCGGCTTTGCTGCCGTAACGGTTCGGCTTGGCCGGCAGGTATTTTCCGCCGAATTCAGTTTCGATATGCTGGCGCACCATATTGACCGCATCATCGCTCAGGAAGGTGGAGTCGGTACGCATATAGGTGATGAAGCCGGCTTCATACAGGCGCTGCGCCAGCATCATGGTTTTCTTCACCGAGAAGCCCAGGCGGGTGCTGGCCGCCTGCTGCAGCGTTGAAGTGATATACGGCGCGCTTGGGTTGACCTTGGTCGGCTTGTCTTCACGCGCCGACACTTTGTATTCCGCATCCTTAATCAGGTCCAATAAAGCGTCTGTTTCCGCCTTATTGCGCAGCTTGAGGGTTTTGCCCGCCTGCTTGACCGCTTCCAGGCGGATGTCATCTTTTTTAGACTTGGTGTCGGCAAAAACCTGCCAGTATTCTTCCGGCACAAATTTGCGGATATCGCGCTCGCGCTCCACCACCAGCTTGACCGCAACGGACTGCACGCGGCCGGCCGACAAGCCGCGGGCAATTTTTTCCCACAGCAAAGGCGAAATCATAAAGCCGACAACCCGGTCCAGAAAGCGGCGCGCCTGCTGCGCATTGACTTTATTGGTATCCAGCCGTGACGGATGCTTAAACGCTTCCTGAATGGCATTTTTGGTAATTTCGTTGAACACCACGCGCTGATAGCGTGAATCATCGCCGCCGATCACTTCTTTTAAATGCCAGGCAATCGCTTCCCCTTCACGGTCCAAATCCGTTGCGAGGTAGACTTCATCGACCTGCGATGCCAGCTTTTTCAGTTCTGCAACAACATTTTCCTTGCCCGGAAGCACTTCATAATGCGCTTTCCAGCCATGCTCAGGGTCTACTCCCATGCGGTTGACTAAAGCGGACTGGGCCTTTTCGGCCTTCTGCGCTTCAGTCAGCTTCGCGCGGGAGGCTGGCTTTTTTTCTGCGGTTTTAGACGAGCCGCCCGTGGGCAAGTCACGGACATGGCCGACCGACGATTTTACAATGTAGTCTGAACCGAGGTATTTGTTGATTGTTTTCGCTTTTGCAGGCGACTCCACAATCACTAGGGCACGTTTTTTCCCAGCATCAGAAGATTTTGCTGCCGCGCTTTTGGATGTGGACCGAGGAGCGTTCGCCATAATTAACCGTTAATCCTGTTTTTTAATGGGTATAAAATTAAAGTTCAGCCAAAGAATGCAAGCAGGCTTTGATCTCTTCCAACTGAGCAGCTCTTAAATCAGATTCTTCGTCCCAATAGAGTCCTACACAGTTTGCCTGCATATCAATAGCATAAATGCCCTTTAATGCAATGGGAAAATCTTTAAACTTGTCATCGCCATGTACAAGCTGTAATTTCTGATCAGCCACGCGGGCGCGCATTAAAGGCAGGCGGGCGTCCGGAAGCAGTACGCTGTAGTAAGCCACCATGCTGGCGCGCTTTTCAGAGGCCATCGGAATTTTTGTCCAGTCCGGCGCAGCCACTAAGCGCGGATGCAGCCCCATCTTGCGGGCTTTGTCACGCATGATTCCCAGCGCTTTTTCTCTTGGGCTTACACGCAGTCCCAAAATAGAGCCCAGCACAAATACAATAATGATGACTGCAACCCAAATTCCAGTATTTTCCATAGTCCAACCTTTATGTTCCTTTATTAGAGTTGCATAAGCGCAATATAAAAGGCAAGTTGCGCCGATAAAAATTAATTCAGAAACATTTCATGGCTGTACAGCACTTCATGGCCATTCCAGTAAATATAGCCTTTATCAATCAGCTCTTTCAGCAGCAGGCGGATGTCGGATTTCGGAAACAGCTGTTCCAGCAAGTCGCGCAGGGCATAAATATCTTTAGGCTTTTTCTGTTTTAATTCATGCAGTTTTTTAATCACTTCCAGCTGCACCGGATCAATCTGATGAAAATCGGCATATAAGCCCTGCTGCGGATTCTGCGCCGCCGCATCCGCCTGCGCAGCGCTGTCTTGCGGCGCATTCAGCTGCGCCAAGGCATCCTGCATATTTTGCGCCAAAGGCGCGGCGTCTTCATCCAGGCACAGCTGCACCCACTGCTTCAGCACCTTTTTGCGGAAATTCACCTGATCATCGCAGCGCTTCACAATCTTCAAATTGATCAGCATGCCGACCACATGCTGCGCTTTTTCAGGCGCCAGCTGCAGGATATTCGCCACTGAATTCTTCAGCGATTCAACGCTATGCGGCTTGCCTGCCATTTTGGCCAAGGCATCGCAGTATTTTTTCACCATCAGCAGGTAAGGCGCGGCTTTAATTTTTTCCAGGCTGGGAATTCTATATTTCGGCCGGCAGGCTTCCGCCTCAGGCTGAATCTGTATCAGGCTGCAGCTGATGCCGGAGCCCCGCATCAATTCCAGCAGCATTTCACAGCCGGGCATGGCTGAAATAACTTCTACATGCGCGCCCGCTTCCAGCAGCGCCAACAGCTGTCCCGCCACCACGGCGTATTCAAATTCTTTCTGCTCGGTTTCCGGAATGTCTAAAATCACCACCTGCCCGCTGCTGATCCAGCCGGAAAGTTCCGTTAAGTCTTCCAGCGAATATTCAAAACGGCCTTGGCAGTTAAACAGATACAGCGCAGGATAGTGTCCGACGATATCCCGCAGCAACTGCGCTGTCGGCATATTATTTTCAAGATCGAGCAGTACGGCTTTGGCAATCATAAATTCTGAGTATTCGGCAGGTCAGCGGGATGCTGTGCATTACAGCGGGAACAGGGCGAAAGGTCAATACAGAAAAGGGCTTTCAGCGCATGGCTGTCCCGCTGCCGCCTTAAATCAGCTTCAGATATGCGGGCGCGGCAGGAATGCCGCACGCTGCCCATGCACGGCGTCTTTGCCGTGAGGGACAGCAAAAGGCTTGCCTGTTTTTAAGCAGCGGGGCTTTTCAAAGCAGGGCCTTGCCTGCGCAAAGGCATTTAAGCCTTTAAATGCCGAAAGAGGCATTACAGGCTCTGAAACCGAAGGGAATATGAACCATCCGCCTGTTCAGCGCAGACTTTTACTGCAAAGTCAGCGCGCGCAGGAAATCTCAAGCCGGCCGGCGCAAAAGCGGGAAAAGCATTAATAATGTGGCGGGCGGTTGGTCAGCGGGTCAAACTCGGCAATTCCTTCAGATAAATCAGACGCGTCCACGCGGCGGTACAGCAGCTGCATTTGCTTCTTTAAATCAGTAATTTCCGCGTTCTGCAGCGCAACCTGATTATTCAGCTGCTCAACTAATTCATCTAAAAATGCAATTCGCACTTGCAAATCTTCAATGAGTGCGGACAATGACCCCTGATCATCAATATTTTGCTGTTTAGTCACTTTAAGTCCTCATTTAAGATTTTTCTGGAAACATTATGGCCTACATTACCTTAAGGGATGTCCAACTCGCGTTTGGCGGACCTTCCCTGCTCGACGGCGCGAATTTCAACTTAGAACGCGGTGAACGGGTATGTTTGATTGGCCGCAATGGTGAAGGCAAGTCTACTTTACTTAAACTGATCGAGGGAAGCCTCTTGCCGGATTCCGGCGAAGTATCGCTGCAGAACGGCATCACCATTTCCATGCTGGCGCAGGATGTGCCGATGGACTCAGGCAAAGTCGCTGACATCGTCGCTGACGGCGCAGGTGAAGCAGCTGAAGTACTCAGAGCCTATCATGAAGCCAGTGATGCCTGCGTACTGGGCGATATGGAAGCCTGCGACCGCATGGGCAACCTGCAGCATAAAATGGATATGCTGGACGGCTGGGCCTTAGAAACCAAAGTCAACTCGATTTTAAGCAAAATGGGCCTGGACCCGGAAGCCGATTTGGCCGATTTATCCGGCGGGCGCAAGCGCCGCGTGCTTTTGGCGCGCGCGCTGCTGACCCAGCCAGACGTGCTGCTGCTGGACGAGCCGACCAACCATCTGGACGTTGAAAGCATTGAATGGCTGGAAAAATTCCTGCTCGATCAGAATAATTTAACCTTATTGTTTATTTCGCATGACCGTTCATTTGTCGACAGCATCGCCACCCGCATTGTAGAGCTTGACCGCGGCATTTTGCGCAGCTATGAAGGCAACTATTCGCGCTACCTCGAACTGAAAGCGATGCAGATGGAAGCGGAAGAAAAGCAGAATGCGCTGTTTGATAAGCGCTTAGCTGAAGAAGAAGTCTGGATCCGCCAAGGCATTAAAGCCCGCCGCACCCGCAACGAAGGCCGTGTCCGCGCCCTAAAAGAGCTGCGTGAACAATCTAAAGCGCGCCGTTCACAGCAGGGCAAAGTCAGCATGGCAACACAAGATGCCAACCGCTCCGGCAAGCTGGTGTTCGATATTGAGCATCTCAGCGTGGCTTTCGGCAATCAAGAACCGATTATCAAAGACTTCTCTGCATTGGTGCTGCGCGGCGACCGGATTGGCCTGGTCGGTGACAACGGTGTCGGCAAAACCACGCTCATCAAAGCCATTTTAGGCGAGATTGAGCATGGCGGATCGGTTAAAACCGGCACGCAGCTTGAAGTGGCGTATTTTGACCAGTTGCGCAATGCGCTTGATCTTGAAAAATCGGTAAAAGACAACGTATCTGAAGGTTCAGATTTTGTCGATGTCAATGGCGGCCGCCGCCACATCTACAGCTACCTGCAGGACTTCCTGTTCTCGCCGGAACGCGCGCGCACCCCGGTAAAGGCATTGTCGGGCGGCGAGCGAAACCGCATCCTGCTTGCGAAATTATTGCTGAAGCCATCAAATTTAATTGTGATGGATGAGCCGACCAATGACCTGGATATGGTGACGCTGGAGCTGCTGGAAGAAATGCTCGGCGGCTACAAAGGCACATTGCTGCTGATTTCGCATGACCGCGCCTTTATGGACAACGTGGTGACATCAACATGGGTGTTTGACGGCAAAGGCAACATTGACGAATACATTGGCGGCTATCAAGACTATCTGGAACAGCGTCCAGATCAAACTGCTGTAGATCAGAAAAGCGATGTGAAAAAAGCCTTGGCTAAAGCTGAAGCAGCGGCTGCCGCCTCAGCACCGAAAAAAGTCAAGCTCAGCTATAAGGATCAGCGCGCTTTAGAGCAGCTGCCGGCTGAAATGGAAGCGCTGGAAAAAGAGCAGGCGGATATTAATGCGCAGCTGGCCGATGGCTCCCTGTTCATTTCCGATGCCGATAAAGCCATGAAGCTTTCCAGCCGCTTAAATGAAATTGACGAGCTGCTGCTGGAAAAGCTGGAGCGCTGGGAAGAGCTGGAAAACCTGGCTAAAGGCTAAGCGCCCCCGCAAATTAAATGCCGTATTCCGATACGGCATTTTTTATGCCTGATTTGCAGCTTCCGGCTGCCGAATCAGCAGGCGATCCTTGCTGGCGAAAAATCGGATCGGCGGCGGCCTTCACAGGCTAACGGTAGACGCCGCGTTACCAGCATCATACAGGCTGAACTTTCTCTTTCAATTCAGCTTCATGCTAAACTGAGCGCTATTTTTCAGTATTTGATTTAGCCCTTATGAGTCAAAAGCCAGATTATCAGCCCGGTGTCTTTCAATGGTCATTTCTGCTGCCGCAGTACTGGGGCATCGGGATTGGCATTGCATTTCTGATGATTCTGGCGGTTTTGCCGTGGGCTGTTCAGCGCCGCCTGGCCGCGTTTTTAGGCAATGCGGCATTTAAATATTTAAAATCCCGGCGCAAAACCGCCGTGCGCAATCTGGAAGTCTGCTTTCCCGAATGGCCGGCCGAACAGGTGCAGGACAAGGCGCGCCAGGTTTTTATCGACCAGATGATCGGCATCTTTGAAACCCTGAATGCATGGTACTGCCCGCAGTGGTTTAAAGACCGCGTCAGCATCGAAGGCCTGGAGCATCTGCAAAAGGCGCAGGCCGACGGCGCAGGCGTGCTGCTGCTCGGCACGCACTCCACCCTGCTGGATGCCGGCGGCTACCTCTGCTCCCGCTATTTTGCGCTGGGCGCAGTCTACCGCCCGCAGAACAACCCCTTGCTGGACCTGCTGATTTACCGCTGCCGCGATGCCATTTACAGCTGCCAGATTGATCATGACGACATGCGCGGCCTGATCCGCCAGCTGAAAGACGGCCAGGCCATCTGGTACAGCCCGGATCAGGACTTTGGCCTGAAGCAGGGCGTAATGGCGCCGTTCTTCGGCGTACCGGCAGCCACAGTCACCGCGCACCGGCGCCTGATGAAAATTTCCAAAGCCGCTGCAGTGCCGCTGTATTTTTACCGCAGCGGCGATATCCGCGACCCGCGCTACCATGTGCTGCTTGAGCCGGCTTTAGACAATTTCCCCAGCGCAGATGAGGCCGCCGACGCTGCCCGGGTCAATAAAATCATTGAAAATCAGCTGCGGATTGCCCCGACGCAGTACATGTGGTTTCACCGGCGCTTTAAGACCCGCCCGGAAGGCTATGAAGACATTTATTAAGCCCCATACAACTGAATAAGAAAGAGAATTTTAATGAAAGTCATGCAGCTTTTACCCGAATTGAACAGCGGCGGCGTGGAACGCGGAACCCTGGAGATTGCCCGCGCGCTGATTGCCAATGGCGATGAATCGCTGGTGGTGTCAAATGGCGGCCGTCTGGTGGCGCAGCTGGAAGCGGAAGGCTCAACGCATTTAACCCTGCCGGTGCATAAAAAATCGCTGTCCAGCCTGTGGCAGATCCGCCCGCTCCGAAAGCTGATTCAGCAGCATCGGCCGGATATTCTGCATGTGCGCTCGCGGGTGCCGGCATGGCTGGCGCATTTTGCGCTGCGGGGCATGCCGGCAGGCCAGCGCCCGCATCTGATCAGCACGGTGCATGGCTTTTATTCCGTCAACCGCTACAGCCAGATCATGACGCAGGCGGAAAAAGTCATTGCGGTGTCGGACAGCGTGGTGAAATACATCACCGATCACTATAAAAACTGCCCGCCGCAGGATATCGTGCGCATTTACCGCGGCATTGACCCGCAGGCCTTTCCGCACGGCTACCAGCCTTCGGCGCAATGGCTGAATCAGACCTTTAAGGACTTTCCTGAACTGGAAAATAAATTTGTGCTGTGCCTGCCGGGCCGCATCACCCGCCTGAAAGGCCATGAAACCCTGATCGCGCTGGTGCAGCAGCTGCAGCAGCAGTATCCGCAGCTGCATGCGGTGGTCGTCGGCGGCGCAGATCCGAAAAAAGCCGCCTATTTAAAAGAGATGCAGAACAGCATTCAAGCCAAGGGCCTGAGTGAAAAAATCACTTTTGCCGGCCACCGCGCGGATATCCGCGAATGGCTGGCGTTCAGCGATGCCGTGCTGTCGCTGTCCAATCAGGCGGAAACTTTCGGCCGCACGGCTCTGGAAGCGCTGTCTGTCGGCACGCCGGTGATCGGCTGGAACCGCGGCGGCGTGGCGGAAATTCTGTCCAACATCTATCCGCAGGGCCTCATTGAGGCTGATGATCAAACCGCATTATTGAATGC is drawn from Acinetobacter sp. WCHAc010034 and contains these coding sequences:
- a CDS encoding ATP-binding cassette domain-containing protein: MAYITLRDVQLAFGGPSLLDGANFNLERGERVCLIGRNGEGKSTLLKLIEGSLLPDSGEVSLQNGITISMLAQDVPMDSGKVADIVADGAGEAAEVLRAYHEASDACVLGDMEACDRMGNLQHKMDMLDGWALETKVNSILSKMGLDPEADLADLSGGRKRRVLLARALLTQPDVLLLDEPTNHLDVESIEWLEKFLLDQNNLTLLFISHDRSFVDSIATRIVELDRGILRSYEGNYSRYLELKAMQMEAEEKQNALFDKRLAEEEVWIRQGIKARRTRNEGRVRALKELREQSKARRSQQGKVSMATQDANRSGKLVFDIEHLSVAFGNQEPIIKDFSALVLRGDRIGLVGDNGVGKTTLIKAILGEIEHGGSVKTGTQLEVAYFDQLRNALDLEKSVKDNVSEGSDFVDVNGGRRHIYSYLQDFLFSPERARTPVKALSGGERNRILLAKLLLKPSNLIVMDEPTNDLDMVTLELLEEMLGGYKGTLLLISHDRAFMDNVVTSTWVFDGKGNIDEYIGGYQDYLEQRPDQTAVDQKSDVKKALAKAEAAAAASAPKKVKLSYKDQRALEQLPAEMEALEKEQADINAQLADGSLFISDADKAMKLSSRLNEIDELLLEKLERWEELENLAKG
- a CDS encoding lauroyl acyltransferase: MSQKPDYQPGVFQWSFLLPQYWGIGIGIAFLMILAVLPWAVQRRLAAFLGNAAFKYLKSRRKTAVRNLEVCFPEWPAEQVQDKARQVFIDQMIGIFETLNAWYCPQWFKDRVSIEGLEHLQKAQADGAGVLLLGTHSTLLDAGGYLCSRYFALGAVYRPQNNPLLDLLIYRCRDAIYSCQIDHDDMRGLIRQLKDGQAIWYSPDQDFGLKQGVMAPFFGVPAATVTAHRRLMKISKAAAVPLYFYRSGDIRDPRYHVLLEPALDNFPSADEAADAARVNKIIENQLRIAPTQYMWFHRRFKTRPEGYEDIY
- a CDS encoding glycosyltransferase, with translation MKVMQLLPELNSGGVERGTLEIARALIANGDESLVVSNGGRLVAQLEAEGSTHLTLPVHKKSLSSLWQIRPLRKLIQQHRPDILHVRSRVPAWLAHFALRGMPAGQRPHLISTVHGFYSVNRYSQIMTQAEKVIAVSDSVVKYITDHYKNCPPQDIVRIYRGIDPQAFPHGYQPSAQWLNQTFKDFPELENKFVLCLPGRITRLKGHETLIALVQQLQQQYPQLHAVVVGGADPKKAAYLKEMQNSIQAKGLSEKITFAGHRADIREWLAFSDAVLSLSNQAETFGRTALEALSVGTPVIGWNRGGVAEILSNIYPQGLIEADDQTALLNAVKKHIDAPQPVAPVTMFSLKDMCDQTLSLYRQVAQQ